In Trifolium pratense cultivar HEN17-A07 linkage group LG7, ARS_RC_1.1, whole genome shotgun sequence, a genomic segment contains:
- the LOC123894070 gene encoding serine/threonine-protein kinase-like protein ACR4 codes for MGFSKKQFLTYLLNTILFKVVVFSWLWLQQVTSLGSMSSIAVSYGDKGSAFCGLKSDGSHTVTCYGFNSAIVYGTPSHFPFIGLTSGDGFVCGLLMSSNQPYCWGSSSHIEMGVPQPMVKDAQYLEISAGDYHVCGLRKPLTGRFRNISYVDCWGYNMTKNYVFDGQIQSISAGSEFNCGLFSQNRTVFCWGDEVSSQVIRLIPQGMRFQKVSCGGYHVCGILEGVNSRTVCWGRSLDMEEEISLIPNQGQGGRVELAPNDPMLSVVGGKFHACGIKSYDHGVICWGLSLKTSTKVPKGIKVFEIAAGNYFTCGILAAKSLEPICWGVGFPTSVPLAVSPRKCLSTPCSPGYYEIEKDQQKGDLICKDPNSHLCVPCSSVCPDEMYQKSGCNLKSDILCEYNCSVCSSPECFSNCSTSSSNAANGKKNERFWSMQLIVVVAEIVFAIFIVSVVSITAVMYVRYKLRGCECSTTALNSVKRLNVGSSVQKETGKIRPDAEELRIRRAQKFTYEELENATSGFKEESIVGKGSFSCVFKGVLKDGTVVAVKRAIMSPNMQKNSKEFHTELDLLSRLNHAHLLNLLGYCEEGGERLLVYEYMAHGSLHQHLHGKSKELKEQLDWIRRVTIAVQAARGIEYLHGYACPPVIHRDIKSSNILIDEEHNARVSDFGLSLLGPTDSSSPLAELPAGTLGYLDPEYYRLHYLTTKSDVYSFGVLLLEILSGRKAIDMQYEEGNIVQWSVPLIKSGDIASILDPCLKQPSDIEALKRIANVACKCVRMRGKDRPSMDKVTTSLERALAMLMGSPCIDQPILPTEVVLGSNRMHKKTSQRSSNRSASETDGVEGEDQRFEFRAPSWITFPSVTSSQRRKSSGSECDVEVKIIEGRNYGNVVGGGGDVLRSLEEEIGPASPQERLFLQHNF; via the coding sequence ATGGGGTTCTCAAAAAAACAATTCTTAACCTACCTTTTGAATACTATACTATTTAAGGTTGTTGTTTTTTCATGGTTATGGTTACAACAAGTTACAAGTCTTGGTTCCATGTCATCAATTGCTGTCTCTTATGGAGATAAAGGTTCTGCTTTCTGTGGTTTGAAATCAGATGGATCTCACACAGTTACATGTTATGGATTCAACTCAGCTATAGTTTATGGAACACCATCTCATTTTCCATTCATAGGTTTAACTTCTGGTGATGGTTTTGTTTGTGGACTTTTAATGAGTTCAAATCAACCATATTGTTGGGGGAGTAGTAGCCATATAGAAATGGGTGTGCCACAACCTATGGTTAAAGATGCTCAGTACTTAGAAATCAGTGCCGGCGATTATCATGTTTGTGGATTGAGGAAGCCTTTGACAGGAAGATTCAGAAACATTTCCTATGTTGATTGTTGGGGCTATAACATGACAAAGAACTATGTTTTTGATGGACAGATTCAATCGATTTCGGCAGGTTCGGAGTTCAATTGTGGACTTTTTTCGCAGAATAGGACGGTTTTTTGTTGGGGTGATGAGGTTAGTAGTCAAGTTATTAGGTTGATTCCACAGGGTATGAGGTTTCAGAAGGTGTCCTGTGGAGGGTATCATGTATGTGGAATTTTGGAAGGTGTGAATTCTAGAACTGTTTGTTGGGGAAGAAGCTTGGATATGGAGGAAGAAATTTCATTGATTCCTAATCAAGGACAAGGTGGTAGGGTTGAGTTGGCACCAAATGATCCTATGCTTTCTGTTGTTGGAGGTAAGTTTCATGCCTGTGGTATTAAGAGCTATGATCATGGTGTGATTTGTTGGGGGTTAAGTTTGAAAACAAGTACAAAAGTTCCTAAAGGGATTAAAGTGTTTGAAATTGCAGCTGGTAACTATTTTACCTGTGGAATTCTTGCTGCAAAATCTCTTGAGCCTATTTGTTGGGGTGTTGGATTTCCAACTTCTGTTCCTTTGGCTGTTTCACCAAGAAAGTGTTTGTCTACACCTTGTTCTCCTGGTTACTATGAAATTGAAAAGGATCAACAAAAGGGTGATCTAATTTGTAAGGATCCAAATTCTCACCTTTGTGTTCCTTGCAGTAGTGTTTGTCCTGATGAAATGTATCAGAAAAGTGGTTGCAATTTGAAATCTGATATATTGTGTGAATATAATTGTTCGGTTTGTTCTTCACCTGAATGCTTCTCAAATTGTTCTACCTCTTCATCCAATGCTGCTAATGGGAAGAAAAATGAAAGATTTTGGTCAATGCAATTGATAGTTGTTGTTGCTGAGATAGTATTTGCTATTTTTATAGTTAGTGTTGTGTCTATAACCGCCGTTATGTACGTTCGCTACAAGCTAAGAGGTTGTGAGTGTTCAACAACAGCGTTGAACTCGGTGAAGAGACTCAATGTTGGTTCTTCGGTTCAAAAGGAGACAGGTAAGATTCGACCGGATGCAGAGGAGTTAAGGATAAGGAGGGCTCAGAAGTTCACCTATGAGGAACTTGAAAATGCAACTAGTGGCTTCAAAGAAGAATCCATAGTTGGAAAAGGAAGTTTTTCATGTGTGTTCAAAGGTGTTCTCAAAGATGGAACAGTTGTTGCTGTTAAAAGGGCTATCATGTCTCCAAACATGCAGAAAAATTCTAAAGAATTTCACACTGAACTTGATTTGCTCTCTAGATTGAACCATGCTCATTTGCTCAACCTATTAGGTTATTGTGAAGAAGGTGGTGAAAGACTGCTTGTTTATGAGTACATGGCTCATGGATCATTGCATCAACACCTCCATGGCAAAAGTAAAGAGTTGAAAGAACAATTGGATTGGATCAGAAGGGTAACAATTGCAGTCCAAGCGGCTCGAGGAATCGAGTACTTGCACGGCTACGCATGTCCGCCCGTGATTCACAGAGATATCAAATCTTCAAACATACTCATTGATGAAGAACACAATGCTAGAGTTTCGGATTTCGGTCTATCGTTACTCGGTCCGACAGATAGTAGCTCGCCACTTGCCGAGTTACCGGCCGGAACACTCGGTTATCTTGATCCCGAATACTATAGACTTCACTACCTCACAACAAAATCAGATGTTTATAGCTTTGGTGTTCTACTATTAGAAATTCTAAGTGGTAGAAAAGCTATTGACATGCAATATGAAGAAGGTAACATTGTTCAATGGTCAGTTCCATTAATAAAATCGGGCGATATAGCTTCGATTTTAGACCCTTGTTTGAAACAACCTTCTGATATTGAAGCATTGAAAAGAATAGCAAATGTTGCTTGTAAATGTGTGAGAATGAGAGGTAAAGATAGGCCTTCAATGGACAAAGTAACAACAAGTTTGGAAAGAGCATTAGCAATGTTAATGGGAAGTCCTTGTATTGATCAACCAATTTTACCAACTGAAGTTGTTTTAGGAAGTAATAGAATGCATAAGAAAACATCTCAAAGGTCTTCGAATAGGTCGGCTTCGGAAACCGATGGAGTTGAAGGTGAAGATCAAAGATTTGAGTTTAGAGCACCTTCTTGGATAACTTTTCCAAGTGTTACTTCATCTCAAAGGAGAAAATCTTCAGGATCAGAATGTGATGTTGAAGTGAAGATTATTGAAGGAAGAAATTATGGTAATGTTGTTGGTGGAGGTGGTGATGTTTTGAGAAGTCTTGAAGAAGAGATTGGTCCTGCTTCTCCACAAGAGAGACTCTTCTTGCAAcacaatttctaa
- the LOC123894066 gene encoding deoxyhypusine hydroxylase-like, with translation MPTDSLNDVAWCSSSEMEKFLCNLVLDSTQPISERFRALFSLRNLKGPTPRTALIQATRDSSNLLAHEAAFALGQMQEQEAIPALTAVLNDLSLHPIVRHEAAEALGAIGLDSNVSLLKHSLNSDPAQEVRETCELALQRILNLKHDDTNHDLTAPGISPFKSVDPAAPATSCSSVNQLRELLLDEEKGMYERYAALFALRNDGGNEAVAAIIDSLGSKSALLKHEVAYVLGQLQNKAASDALSDILRDVNEHPMVRHEAAEALGSIADNQSVALLEEFTADPEPLVSQSCQVALSMLEFERSGKSFEFLFMRTPIVH, from the exons ATGCCTACGGATTCGCTGAACGACGTCGCTTGGTGCTCCTCCTCTGAGATGGAGAAGTTCCTCTGCAACTTGGTGTTGGACTCAACCCAACCTATCTCTGAACGCTTCAgagctctcttctctcttcgTAACCTCAAAGGTCCCACTCCTCGCACCGCCTTAATTCAAG CAACGAGAGATTCATCGAATTTGTTGGCACATGAAGCTGCATTTGCATTAGGTCAAATGCAAGAACAGGAAGCCATCCCTGCATTGACCGCAGTTCTTAATGATCTTTCTTTGCATCCCATTGTTCGACATGAG GCAGCTGAAGCACTTGGTGCTATTGGTTTGGATAGTAACGTTTCTTTGTTGAAGCATAGTTTGAATTCTGATCCGGCTCAAGAGGTTCGAGAAACGTGTGAATTGGCTCTTCAGCGTATTCTGAATTTAAAACATGATGATACTAATCATGATTTGACTGCACCTGGTATTTCTCCATTTAAGTCTGTTGATCCTGCAGCACCGGCCACATCTTGTTCTTCAGTTAATCAACTAAG agAGTTACTTCTTGACGAGGAAAAAGGGATGTATGAGCGCTATGCAGCTCTCTTTGCACTTCGAAATGATGGTGGAAATGAAGCTGTTGCTGCTATTATTGATTCCTTGGGTTCCAAGAGTGCTTTACTGAAACACGAG GTTGCATATGTTTTGGGCCAATTGCAAAACAAAGCTGCTTCAGATGCTCTATCCGATATACTTAGAGATGTGAATGAGCACCCAATGGTCAGACACGAGGCTGCTGAAGCTCTTGGTTCAATTGCAG ATAACCAAAGTGTAGCCCTTCTTGAGGAGTTTACAGCAGACCCAGAACCTCTTGTCTCACAAAGTTGTCAAGTTGCTCTAAGCATGCTAGAATTTGAAAGATCAGGGAAATCATTTGAG TTCCTGTTCATGCGCACTCCAATTGTACATTAA